The genomic stretch AGTGTATGAAGCAACCTTGTGACTATGGTGAAGAAAGGAAATAAGTATGGACCTAAACCTTTCGGAGCAACCTAAAGAACTGGAAATTCGTCGTTTGATGGAAGACAGCTTAGACGTGTTACGTATCTATCGGCATGATCTGATGAATCAGGTGCAGTTGATTCACGCCTATTCTCAGATGAAAAAATTTGATCGACTGCAAATTCCGATCCAAAGTTTGATTGCCGAAGCACAGCGTCACACCGAACTGTCGGCCCTAGCCAGCCCGATGATCTCGTATGTGGTGCTGACGCGCGACATATGCTACCAGATGTTGCAATTGCATGCTACCTATGAACAACTGGAAATACCTTCTCTAAAAGCGGAACAGCAGGCCGCTCTCCTACTGCTCGATCTGCTCGATCTGGTCGGCAAGCATTCGATGAACCTGCTCGAACCTTTACGGATGGATGTATGGATTGTATCTTTCGGTCAAGGCTATGAGATAGGATGGTTCCTTGATGATACACATGCTTGTGACCTCGATTTTTCTGCGTGGTCGAAGCGATGGGGAGAGTCTAGTAGTACGTTTCAACAGCTTCAGGAGGAGGACGGAATCGAATATTCGATTCGCTTTCAAGTGCAGGAATAGACTGAGGTGACACTAATGTTTGTAGATACCGCGAGAGTTTACGTAAAAGGCGGAGACGGTGGCAATGGCATCGTTTCGTTCCGTCGTGAGAAATACGTTCCAGAAGGTGGCCCGGCCGGTGGAGATGGTGGCAATGGCGGGGATGTGGTGCTGGTGGTCGATGAAGGGCTTCGCACCCTCCTCGACTTTAAATATAAGCGCCACTTCAAGGCGGAGCGCGGTGAATATGGCAAGACGAGCAACAAGCACGGCTCCAGTGCGGATGACATGTACATAAAAGTTCCGCCAGGCACGGTGATCACCGATGCGGACACCAATGAATTTTTGGGTGAATTGATCGAACATGGTCAAAAGCTCATCGTAGCCAGAGGTGGACGGGGTGGACGCGGGAACACCCGTTTTGCCACGATGTACAACAAAGCACCAGAAATCGCAGAAAAGGGCGAACCGGGCCAAGAGCGTTACATCAACTTGGAATTGAAGCTGCTGGCAGACGTTGGCCTCGTCGGTTTGCCGAGCGTCGGCAAATCGACCTTGATCTCCTCCGTCTCGGCCGCAAAGCCGAAGATTGCGGCTTACCATTTCACAACGATCACCCCAAATCTGGGTGTAGTTGATGCAGGTGAGGGTCGGAACTTCGTGATGGCCGACTTGCCTGGTCTGATCGAAGGGGCCAGCCAAGGGAGCGGTCTCGGACATCAATTTCTGCGCCATATCGAACGTACCCGTGTCATCGTCCATGTGCTGGACATTGGCGGTACGGAAGGGCGCGACCCGTATGAAGACTTTGTGACGATCAACCGCGAGCTTGAGTTGTACAACGATCGACTGGCCGCTCGGCCTATGCTGATCGCCGCGAATAAGATGGACGTTCCGGAAGCGGAGGACAACTTGAAAAAGTTTCGTGAGCAGGTCGGTGATCAATACCCGATCTTCCCGATTTCCGGTGTGACGCGCGAAGGACTGAAAGAATTGGTCTATGCGGTTGCCGACGCCCTCGAGACAGCTCCACCGATCGAGGCACAGCTAGAAGAAGTCGAAGAGACGGCTGACCGTAAAATCTACCGTCTGGAAGATGATTCGGACAAATTCTGGATCACGCGCGACAACGATGCTTATGTGGTCAATGGCGAGTGGATCGAAAAGCTGTGTGTGATGACCAACTTCACCCAGTACGATTCGGTGAAACGCTTCCAGCGCATCATGAAACAAAAAGGTGTCGATTCAGCCCTGCGGAAAAAAGGCGCCCAAGAAGGGGATACGATTCGGATCGGCGAGTACGAATTTGATTTTGCCGAGTAGTCTGGTATGTTGAACGTTTCGGACCTGATCGTTGAACAGACCATCGCTGATCTAGAACGCCTTTTACCGCTCGAAGGGGTCGGGCTGTGGAGCGGAACGGCACAGGATGTGCAGCACTGGTTGCCGCTATGCAATGTGGCGACCGATCCGCACATCGGCTATCTTGTCGATCCGCAAGAGTGGTTGGACGCACTGGCGATGACGAAAGCGCAAGGATTGGTGCCGTTGGCACTGGTACACTCCCACCCGACAGCAGAAGCAGCTCCTTCCATTCGGGACCGATTGGAATGGATGTACCCTGAACTGTGGTGTGTGATCGTCTCGTTTCAAAACGATCGGCCGCACTGGGAGGCTTATCTGATGCAACGTCAAACAAACA from Tumebacillus algifaecis encodes the following:
- a CDS encoding Spo0B domain-containing protein, producing the protein MDLNLSEQPKELEIRRLMEDSLDVLRIYRHDLMNQVQLIHAYSQMKKFDRLQIPIQSLIAEAQRHTELSALASPMISYVVLTRDICYQMLQLHATYEQLEIPSLKAEQQAALLLLDLLDLVGKHSMNLLEPLRMDVWIVSFGQGYEIGWFLDDTHACDLDFSAWSKRWGESSSTFQQLQEEDGIEYSIRFQVQE
- the obgE gene encoding GTPase ObgE; the protein is MFVDTARVYVKGGDGGNGIVSFRREKYVPEGGPAGGDGGNGGDVVLVVDEGLRTLLDFKYKRHFKAERGEYGKTSNKHGSSADDMYIKVPPGTVITDADTNEFLGELIEHGQKLIVARGGRGGRGNTRFATMYNKAPEIAEKGEPGQERYINLELKLLADVGLVGLPSVGKSTLISSVSAAKPKIAAYHFTTITPNLGVVDAGEGRNFVMADLPGLIEGASQGSGLGHQFLRHIERTRVIVHVLDIGGTEGRDPYEDFVTINRELELYNDRLAARPMLIAANKMDVPEAEDNLKKFREQVGDQYPIFPISGVTREGLKELVYAVADALETAPPIEAQLEEVEETADRKIYRLEDDSDKFWITRDNDAYVVNGEWIEKLCVMTNFTQYDSVKRFQRIMKQKGVDSALRKKGAQEGDTIRIGEYEFDFAE
- a CDS encoding Mov34/MPN/PAD-1 family protein; translated protein: MLNVSDLIVEQTIADLERLLPLEGVGLWSGTAQDVQHWLPLCNVATDPHIGYLVDPQEWLDALAMTKAQGLVPLALVHSHPTAEAAPSIRDRLEWMYPELWCVIVSFQNDRPHWEAYLMQRQTNRTAPC